In Episyrphus balteatus chromosome 4, idEpiBalt1.1, whole genome shotgun sequence, the sequence CCCTTGAGAAAATTTTTATCGAAGTTCCACCTGGTAGATACTGGCATTTCGGTTTGGTTCGCGCTCTTACTAAGGTTTTTGAAAGTGTTCAGACATGTCAAACAGTAATATTCTTGGACTTTAATATTGATGGGATTCCTGTTAGCAAAAGTTCAAAGGgccaattttggcctattttgTGTTCACCAGATGGTTTTCGTGTGCCGCCGCTAGTAATAGGTGTTTACTACGGAATGGCAAAACCTTCAAGTGTTAATGAATTTCTGCGATTATTTCTTGAGGAGGCTGTTAACATTGATGATTTGAACATTggttccaaaaaaataagttttaaaatcagGAATTTCATCTGTGACGCCCCCGCTCGTTCTTATTTAAAAGGAATCAAAGGGCATAATGGTTATTTTGCTTGTGAAAGATGTAATGTAGAAGGGGATTATAATTACAAATCTCACCAAATGTGTTTTCCAAACCTATCAAAATCACTTCGCACGAATGATTCTTTCCGGGCTGGGATACACGAAGATCATCATACGCAACCATCTCCATTAGAAAAACTTCCAATAGatattattatgaattttcctCTAGATTACATGCACTTGTTGTGCTTAGGTGtcatgaaaaaattgttggttacaTGGATTAAGAATAGAacccttaaaacaaaattctcgGCAAAAAACATTGAGAGAATCTCTAAGACCTTAGTATCACTACGAAAATATGTTCCATGCGACTTCAATAGAACACCTCGTGGACTTGATGTGATAAGCTTTTGGAAGGCCACTGAATTTcgtatgtttttgttgtactTAGGTCCGGTTGTTTTGCAAAATGAAACTCATGAAGAAGTATATGCCAATTTTATGGAACTACACTGTGCTGTTTCAATATGTTTGagtaaaaataaacaagtttttgttgATGTCGCACAGAGTCTGTTCAAATCATTCATATATAACTTTTCTAGTATCTATGGAGCTGAAAACATAAGTTATAACGTTCACAATTTATATCATGTCGTAGATGATGTTAAATACCATGGACCTTTAGATAATATAAGTGCTTTCAAATATGAAAATcgtttacaatatttaaaacgTCGAATAAGATCTGGAAACAGACCCCTGGAACAAATTGCAAATAGGATTATCGAAGATTTTGAGAATGTAGATCTAATTGATGtagatgaaaacaaaactcCTATGCTTTATATGAAAGATAGgaataaaatatgcaaaattaaaCACTGTGTTGGAATCTATAGAGCAATTCAGCttcaacattttgttttgaagtcGTCACTTGCAGATAGTTACTTCTTAACAAACTCAGAAGAAATTGTTAGAATGGAGTTTGCAACATATCGACATGGCATCCCAGTTATCTATGGTtcaagcttaaaacaaaaacaaaatttttacgaaaaaccgttctattctaaatttttaagcgtttataaatcaaatgaagaagaaaatttgcctaatttttataacatagaaaatatttcctctaaatttttcaaaataactttaccaaacactgaatctgttttttttccattagtACATTGTTAATCAAAATGTATTGTGTTGTGGAGACGCTCGAAGATGAAGGGAAGTTCGTGACGGCAGTTCCCAAAAATTGGGTCATCGATGGAACGAAGCTATTATGGCCAAAGTCCAAGAAAGATTCCATTTGCGGTCGGAAAAATTGCATCACAGCATCGGATGATTGGCAAAGCATAGCatgcaaattaatatttgatgacATCGGTAAGATACAAGTTTAActacatcttttttattttatttttattaagttcaCTTAGACCACTTTTCTccaagtaaaattttattcgtATCTAAACTTAAAGCAGTTTATCCTGGGGGCCTATTTTTGACAGCTTAGTTACGTTAATTTTGATACACTTTAggtcccctttcatatacttaAAGTAATCGCGGTTATGgcctttcaatatttttatatttgaataacgcttcataatattctACACAATGAGATTTATTacagaaattaaagttttttagaCCGGTCTTTCTTATATAAACACATTACATTGTCATCGAGTGCAATTCAGCATCAgccaatttgcaaaacaatatcGCAAATTtcgcgaagaacaatggcgccttaaaacACGACTAGCAGGtgtttttgcgagcgggtgcaatagcaaaactcacagcaaccctttttctCTTCGTTCACGACAGCGTGCGTGAACGAAAAGGCGTCACGGCGCGGCGCCCACGACTACAATCGACATGTTGATCTTGTGTGATCGATACAagagcaataaaacaataaaacatcgaccttttttcacttcactTCGTTGACAAAATCAATAAGTGTActgtacaacaataaaacaataaaaccgcgACCTTTTTTTTACGTCGTCCAAGACAGCGCGCTTGAACAAAGCGCCAcccgcgaccgacggtcgacttgttgttcttgtgtgttcgatacaagatcaataagtgtacagcgataaaacaataaaacagcgacctttttttcgcgaagaacaatggcgccttaaaaaaaaattttcgaccagcaggtgtttttgcgagcgggtgcaataacaaaactcacagcaaccctttttcgcttcgttcacgagAGCGCGCGTGAACGAAAAGGCGCCACctacaacatttaaatatacatttttaaaaagctagaaacttagtcatatttgtaaaattaaaattaagttaattgaattaagagcttttgaaagaatggtatctgaactcagatttttgaaaaaaaaaaattattgaagaaattttaagatgtcgttttttaaactttttcgtaatataaaatgcatttattttcaaatttttctgaccacatttattacgatttgaaattataaaagaaaatgtcaatatgtattacggtttatgaaaaaaattaaaaagtatttcattttcgaagaactttttttaatagaagttttgaaaaaaaattttacttatttgttttttaaagttcaacatctaaatataaagtcattttttcttcagtcaatagcccttattgttgaaagttaaatagcaaaaatttaaagttcttatttaccaaagtctttgagaaaattaattatttcaaagcaaaaattcagtttttataaaaaaaacccattgaaattgaaatttttttcaaaaactcttgattaaatttagtggatttaaatttaggagataagaatgagcttctggctttttaaaaatgtattttaaaatattgtaggtgttgccgttgttttcaaaatattttttttgtgtttaaagtcagattatgagaaaattgcatttatctcttaaacgatggaagattgtcccttactcccttatattttttttccttaaataacctagagaatcttttgctatcatttgttttatgaaatttaagaaaaaaaatggttgtgttcaaaaaaaatttaattgtaattttaaaaaacaatacggtaacatcggcaatttttaatctatagactttaaagcatttttaattgcctacgtttgaaaaaaaatcgtcaaaatctgagctgttcggccggtcTTAAGCCGCTTCACcttttgaacaaatattttcttgtaTCCCTTTCATGCCACTTATATTTACGACAAAACATGTATTTCCTTTTAAGGTTCCTGGGAGGAAGCAGTTCAGAAGGAAAAGGATGCCGAGTATTTGTCTTCTTCTGAAGAAAATACGGAAGAAGTGACCATCGACACCAATTCTTCGGAATACATGACAGATATGAACAAATTGATGTCAACTTTGATTCCTAATTCTGGTAAgtttaaaatgtataaacatGGGAACAAAGTTACTAATTTTGTCATACTTACTTCTCATTTTCAAGACGTTTCCTCGTTCACCCCCCCAAATGAAGATGTTACCATCACTAATGTCATTTCCGACTTATACACGTTTGaaggtaaaaaatgtattttagcaCTAGTACAATTTTCAAAGTCGTTTTTAAACTCCAGCttatcttagactggggtttatccaatgttatttgaataggatAAACCCCAGTCCCTCTTAGTAACAGCTGAGATAGCATATTAGTTCTTTCACTAaccgtattacttttttttgtatattactataactcttatttttaattgtttataggCCCCAGCACCAGTACCCAATTCAAGGAACTGTCGTCCAAAATAGACGAAATTTTGGAAAGACAGCGTTCCACTGAGGTGAAGGTGCAGGCCATGCAAGGAATGCTGGAGGCATTCATGGCGAAGTCCGAAGTTTCGGTCAATTTGTTGGCGTCCAAAATTGCAAAAGAGAATGCAGAGGAAGTGGATGAGGAACTGCAACTGGATGAAATTTTCCCACTTACCTCTGTCCAACAAATTGAGGAAATCGAGGAAAAACTCCATCAAAATgcagcattcaaaaaaaaattggtaagtaccaaaatatacgaaatatgcaattttctcacaatccgacttcaaacacaaaaaaaatatttataaaacaacggcaacacctacaatattttaaaatacatttttacaaagccagaagcttatcttaaatttaaattcactaaatttaattaagagtttttgaaaaaatggtcctcaaactcagaattaaaaaaaaaatttattaaaaaaattaaaaatgacttttttccaaactttttctaataaatattatcagttgaattccgaagcagaaaaggtaatatatatcacacttttgaaaaaacaattaaaaataacttcaatttcaattggtttttttttttgataaaaactgaatttttgcatccaaataattaattttctaaaagactttggtaaataagaactttaaatttttgctatttaactttcaacagtaagggttattaaataaataaaaaataattttatgtttagatgttgaactttgaaaaaaaataagatacattttttttcaaaacttttattaaaaaaagttcttcgaaaatgaaattctttttaatttttttcataaaccgtaatacatattgacattttcttttataatttcaaatcataataaatgcggccaaaaatatttgaaaataaatgcattttatattacgaaaaagtttaaaaaacgacatcttaaaacatatttttgttttctttcaggtCCGTAAGTTGAGCTCCTATGGGGGGGCCAACGGAATGAAAACGATCCGCACTATTTGCAAGTGCATTTTTACGGATCCACTACTGGCAGAACATTCTTGGCTGGGGACTAATGCCAAAAAAAGTTTCAGCCAATACAAATTCCTGTATAAAACTATATTGGAAGCGGTCCGATCAAGGTACCCCACTTATAGTGAAGCTGAGGGTGCTTcattttttaaaggctttttgAAGCAAGCCCCATTTCGAATGGGAAAACCGTCCacgtaagttaaaaaataaaattataatcaacatttaagttaacatttttctcattacaGAAATACCAGTTCCAACACCAGCTCCTCTGCCTCTGACGGGCAATCCACAACATAATTAAGttaagctattttttatttttagttttagttttacttttactttaagttttagttttagttttacttcattaaataatgtttcactaaacttaaatttcagcgttcttatttcaaatattaaattttcagctGGGAAGAATCTTATGGTTTGCAGCATGTTGGTAAGCAAacattttataggttttttaaaatctgtaaaTAACCGGTTATAAAAAAGCTGTGAAGtaacgtttattacaggttttataagAACCTGTACGAAGTTATTTACAGGTTTTATAGAAACCTATAGGTaagcggttataaaaaaaaccgtcaaataacgtttgttataggttttataaaaacctgtacaacgtttattacaggttttaaaaaaactggaagaaaacggttataaaaaaaaccgttaaataacgtttattacaggttttatagaaacctataggtaagcggttataaaaaaaaccgtcaaataacgtttgttataggttttataaaaacctgtacaacgtttattacaggttttaaaaaaaacgggaagaaaacggttataaaaaaaccgtcaaataacgtttattagaggttttataaaaacctataggtaagaggttataaaaaaaaccgtaaatTAACGTTTAATACAGGTTTTAAAAGAACTTGTTatattacaggttttataatAACCGTAgtaaaacggttataaaaaaaaccgtcaaacaactcagtacaggttttttttaaactgtataaTAACGGTTTGTAAACGGTTATAAAATAGCCGTAAATGgtttatttcaagtttttctttgactaaaaataaacagttatttaataaccgtgaaaattaggtttttaaaaacccagtatttgtagaaaaaagtgggttttttaaaaacccGATTTAGacgaagttaaaaaataactgaCCATTTTCGGTTGTGGAGACGTTTCTGGAACgtcttaaatacgtttatttAACGAGTTTAGTAACTTATCCGTTAAATAACCAGAGTAAATATCCGGTTTATTTTCCGCTTTCTAACCACAAAATGTTATTTGGGTTACTCCTTAAAATTAACTAATAAATGAGAAATTATTGATTCAACTtacatctaaaaaaaacacccttttatacATACTGATTTTAAATGTTCctttaattttgcattttatccAAAATGAAGACGGTTGTAGtactattttttaagaaatttttgccAGTAATCACCATCAATTCTGCCACCTTcgacaaaaaaacaccctgtaaccttaaaaaaaagtatagacaTATTAAAATTCCTAGTCAACATGGCAAaggtaaaatttttaatgaacttTGAAGTTTTCAAAGTATACCATTAAAGTTataagactttttaatgaactTTGTAAATTTTCAGCGTATATGTATACCAATGAGGTTATAAGACTTGACACAGATTTTCCCTgttcctctaaaaaaaaaaaaaaacatctttacgaaaactttttttttttaaattgcttgaGTTCTGTTTCTGTTTTATATGAAGCATTTTAGCTTGTTTTTATGGGGGAACCATTAGTGTCATAGAGTTTTATTGGTATTATTTCAGAACTTCatcttttccttaaaaaaaaacatcctttcactcaagattaattttttatatcaacTGAAACATTCTaaccaagttgaaaaaaaaagtatatcaaATATTGCGATatattttctagaaaaaaaaaccttaaataaTCTTTTTCCTTGTCACTGATTTACTCTAAAcacttattcaaaatttaatcatACAACTTCATTATTACCTACGTCATCTTCAAGAATTATCAAAAACAATATCTAAAATTTCATCTCACTTATCTTATAGTCTTTGACACATTTCTTACATAATTAATACCTTGTGATGACTTAAACATTCAATATATAAAGTCACGTGTTTCGAATTCTCAAAATTCTGTGCCGGTGCGTTGTGTAGTTGTATACTGATTATATTGATTTCAACTAATTTAGTGAacacaacaattttcaactgtcACTATTAATTTCCTTCAATTTTATTAAGTACCCTCTTCCTCTATACATGTACTGAAGGTACCTTACCTACACCATGACGCCAAATTcaattgaatttcaaattaGGCACACATAATAGAAACTATGATCCGATATGTTGAATTAACCCAATAACCCCTTACCTATATTATAGCTGCTAGGAAAGCTCTCTCGTCTGTCTCGCAAATATGAATTcctcgttttcgaaaatttaccAGAAATCAATTCCCCAGTGTTGTATGGGCTGCTGTAGGTACTATAAACGTATAGGTACAGAGATAGTCGTCGATTCTGTCGAAATGTTTATTGGCAAAATCGTTATGTCACGTAGAAAATATACGATCCACATGCCACACATAGTACATATATTTCTGACGTTACCACCATCGCGCAACGCGTTGTCGTCGGTCGGTCGTTGATACTGTACCGTACTACGCTTAGATGTCAAATTAACCTCATTTAATTGGTTATTTAGATTTCGTTTGTGATTTTGAA encodes:
- the LOC129919979 gene encoding uncharacterized protein LOC129919979 isoform X1, with the translated sequence MYCVVETLEDEGKFVTAVPKNWVIDGTKLLWPKSKKDSICGRKNCITASDDWQSIACKLIFDDIGSWEEAVQKEKDAEYLSSSEENTEEVTIDTNSSEYMTDMNKLMSTLIPNSGKFKMYKHGNKVTNFVILTSHFQDVSSFTPPNEDVTITNVISDLYTFEGPSTSTQFKELSSKIDEILERQRSTEVKVQAMQGMLEAFMAKSEVSVNLLASKIAKENAEEVDEELQLDEIFPLTSVQQIEEIEEKLHQNAAFKKKLVRKLSSYGGANGMKTIRTICKCIFTDPLLAEHSWLGTNAKKSFSQYKFLYKTILEAVRSRYPTYSEAEGASFFKGFLKQAPFRMGKPSTNTSSNTSSSASDGQSTT
- the LOC129919979 gene encoding uncharacterized protein LOC129919979 isoform X2; translated protein: MYCVVETLEDEGKFVTAVPKNWVIDGTKLLWPKSKKDSICGRKNCITASDDWQSIACKLIFDDIGSWEEAVQKEKDAEYLSSSEENTEEVTIDTNSSEYMTDMNKLMSTLIPNSDVSSFTPPNEDVTITNVISDLYTFEGPSTSTQFKELSSKIDEILERQRSTEVKVQAMQGMLEAFMAKSEVSVNLLASKIAKENAEEVDEELQLDEIFPLTSVQQIEEIEEKLHQNAAFKKKLVRKLSSYGGANGMKTIRTICKCIFTDPLLAEHSWLGTNAKKSFSQYKFLYKTILEAVRSRYPTYSEAEGASFFKGFLKQAPFRMGKPSTNTSSNTSSSASDGQSTT